The genome window CTTTCGCCGGTTGAGTCTCTGTGGCTTCGGTTTGTGATTGGTTAGTCTCCAACGCCTTGTCACCAAGCCTTGCAATGCCACCAACCGAATCTGAATCGGGGCCACTACGGCTAAACCCGTACCAAGCGATTAGTCCGATTACAAATACAGCTGTTATGGTGGAAATTAAATTTTTCTTTTGCATATCTTTTCACCTTAGTTAAATTAAACTATTAATTTTCAGTCGTGGTCCCGACATCAGTACTAGTTGAAGCATTCGATGTGGCAGTAGTCGAACTCTCCGGTGTCAAGATAAATCCTGGCACAACCGGCTCTACCACATTAACCTTTCTGGTCGCTGTGCCAACATTACCAACCTGATCAGTTGCAGTATAAGTGACGGTATATTCACCGACAACTGAAGTGTCAATTTCATCACCCTCAACCTTGACCCCAAGATTATCATTTACATTATCGGTCACAGTCGCTCCAAGATCGGCATAACTCGTACCCTTCTCCACTGTCGCCGGATTGTTGCCGGCCACAGTAATCACCGGCGCTTCGGTATCAGATGAACCAGATTCGTTAGCTTGATTAGCTTCATTAGAAACAGGAGAAGACGAGGCATTGGAAACCGAGGCAGTCTGGGCAAGCCCGACGCAAGTTCCAGCCTCTGTTTTTTGCACCCCGCCAGAAATATAGAAGCAGAACGGCGCACCTGTCTCGCGATCATAGATTGTAATACCGTTTTTGGTTTGGTCGGCATTTTTGATGGTCAGAGCACCCGTAGTAATCGAGTCAGCAATTATATCTTTGAAAGTGGCTAATCCGCTTGCGATATCCGCACCGAGAGATTTAAGTCCAGAAACGACCGCGTCCATCGAGATTCCCCCGTTTGGCACAGAAAGGCCTTGGAGGTTGGCAAGTTGTTCTTCGAGATTTTGAATTTTCTTGGCTTCTTCCTGTACAGCGAGAATTGTGAAAGCCGAAAGTTTGTAGAGGTCAATACCTTTACCACCAGCGGCCAAGATCTCAGCCGGTGACTCTTCAGCGATAAGACCCATACGAAGCGGTGCGTCTTCGGCGTCAAAATTGTAGTGATAGTTGGCGACCTTAAGATTGGCGAATTTGTCCAAAACCGAATCTGACGGATCGCCGCCGATATAGGTGATGTCTTTTTTAGCATCACGAGTGGAAACATTTACGAAAGCTGTAGCGGCCACATCGCCCAGGACATGAAGTTTATAGGACGGGGTCGTGGTGCCAATACCAACATTCCCGTCGGCATCAATACTAACCGCAGGATCGATGAGACCGGAATAAAGTGAACGAATTGACGGGGTGGTTGTGCCGGCTCCGACGATATCAATCACATTTGAAATTGCCTGAATACCCAACAGAGCGACACCGGATGTATCTAATGGAGAAATTGACATCGTGCCACCTGGCCCACCGGTGTTAAAGGCGGCATAAAAATCTTCGGCCACTGGTCCAATGTGAGTTGTACCGGCAGACTCACTCTTGTAATTCCAGCGAGTAACATCTAAAGTCTGAATTTTCTGAAGAACCGACTGTGAATCAAGCGCTGTAAAATTTTCCTTTAATGTACGACTTGAAGCATCAGTCCAAACACCTCCCTGACTAACATATGCACCGGAGGCCATCGTTAAAGGACCGTAATTTCCGGAAGGCGAAGAAGTGCCAATACCAACCCGTAAGGTATTCACTCCGCCGGCACCATCCGCCTCACCATAAATTGTAAGCACAGCATTGCCGTCAATTGCCGCGGTGTAGCTTTCAGTGGTACTGGCGGTCGCGTTGGTGACTGGCAGATCTACCCACGTCACCTGCCCCGCATCGGTATCAAAGCCGATTGTTCCTAGGTTTAGGTTATCAACTGAAGTGACACCTGATGAATAGTCATAATTCAAGGCACCCCCACCAACACTTAGCCCTCCCGCAATAGTCGAGGTAGCCGAGGCGTTGGTAATATCCAATCTGGTCACCGAAGCATCACCGGCAACCGAAAGGACTGCATATGGTGAGGTGGTGCCGAGGCCAAGCTTACCTGCCGAGGTGACAATAAGGGCAGTTGAGGTTGCGGAAGCGGTAGAGGTTGAGAGAGTGAAGATCGGTGAGGTGTTAGAAGAAAGTGCAGCAACAGAGAGCATTCCCCAAGGAGTTGTGGTACCAATACCCAGGTTGGTACCGTCAAAGACAAAGTTAGCCGTGTCAGTCAGACCGGTTCCGCCAGAATTGGTATGGATAATTCGGTTGGCAGTGAAGGCAGTTTGGTCGGTGTCGGTC of Candidatus Paceibacterota bacterium contains these proteins:
- a CDS encoding tail fiber domain-containing protein, which translates into the protein TDTDQTAFTANRIIHTNSGGTGLTDTANFVFDGTNLGIGTTTPWGMLSVAALSSNTSPIFTLSTSTASATSTALIVTSAGKLGLGTTSPYAVLSVAGDASVTRLDITNASATSTIAGGLSVGGGALNYDYSSGVTSVDNLNLGTIGFDTDAGQVTWVDLPVTNATASTTESYTAAIDGNAVLTIYGEADGAGGVNTLRVGIGTSSPSGNYGPLTMASGAYVSQGGVWTDASSRTLKENFTALDSQSVLQKIQTLDVTRWNYKSESAGTTHIGPVAEDFYAAFNTGGPGGTMSISPLDTSGVALLGIQAISNVIDIVGAGTTTPSIRSLYSGLIDPAVSIDADGNVGIGTTTPSYKLHVLGDVAATAFVNVSTRDAKKDITYIGGDPSDSVLDKFANLKVANYHYNFDAEDAPLRMGLIAEESPAEILAAGGKGIDLYKLSAFTILAVQEEAKKIQNLEEQLANLQGLSVPNGGISMDAVVSGLKSLGADIASGLATFKDIIADSITTGALTIKNADQTKNGITIYDRETGAPFCFYISGGVQKTEAGTCVGLAQTASVSNASSSPVSNEANQANESGSSDTEAPVITVAGNNPATVEKGTSYADLGATVTDNVNDNLGVKVEGDEIDTSVVGEYTVTYTATDQVGNVGTATRKVNVVEPVVPGFILTPESSTTATSNASTSTDVGTTTEN